A part of Numida meleagris isolate 19003 breed g44 Domestic line chromosome 27, NumMel1.0, whole genome shotgun sequence genomic DNA contains:
- the MEF2B gene encoding myocyte-specific enhancer factor 2B isoform X2 has protein sequence MGRKKIQISRILDQRNRQVTFTKRKFGLMKKAYELSVLCDCEIALIIFNSTNRLFQYASTDMDKVLLKYTEYSEPHESRTNSDILETLKRKGLGLESHELELEEGLDPGEKLRQLNEGMDLTVARPRFYSPVPLPEVPYGSSPPSGSDGALGSASSSPQSQGRPPAFKPTAPKPSGRSPGPMPPGIGYPLFPAGSLNRALATKTPPPLYLGADGQRRSSGSTARPLYSSLQTLSPVLASGSAGIPSHSLTGFPFLSPAQAEFGAGEAPPPPGFLQPGPPAPWQPPRDMAAMGASSRIIPTEDLAPGSSPQPHAISIKSERVSPGLGCPSGAPQPTPGSLTPLSEAPRGATDLQPRDDYAKGYPYPLPPPRPLAEEQRATATATVPVPARRAQAEDAWQR, from the exons ATGGGCCggaaaaaaatccagatcaGCCGAATACTGGATCAGCGGAACCGGCAG GTGACCTTCACCAAGCGGAAATTCGGGCTGATGAAGAAGGCGTATGAGCTGAGCGTGCTGTGCGACTGCGAGATCGCCCTCATCATCTTCAACAGCACCAACCGCCTCTTCCAGTACGCCAGCACCGACATGGACAAGGTGCTGCTCAAGTACACGGAGTACAGCGAGCCCCACGAGAGCCGCACCAACTCCGACATCCTCGAG ACGCTGAAGCGCAAAGGGTTGGGGCTGGAGAGCCACGAGCTGGAGCTGGAAGAGGGGCTGGATCCCGGCGAGAAGCTGCGGCAGCTGAACGAGGGCATGGACCTGACGGTGGCACGGCCCCGCTTTTAC AGCCCGGTGCCGCTGCCCGAGGTGCCCTACGGCAGCTCCCCGCCGAGCGGCAgtgatggagccctgggcagcgccagcagctccccacagAGCCAGGGCCGCCCGCCCGCCTTCAAACCCACAGCGCCGAAGCCGTCGGGACGCTCACCGGGACCGATGCCCCCAG GTATCGGCTACCCCCTGTTCCCCGCTGGCAGCCTGAACCGAGCCCTGGCTACCAAGACCCCACCTCCGCTGTACCTGGGAGCCGATGGGCAGCGCCGGAGCAGCGGCAGCACAGCA CGGCCGCTGTACTCCAGTCTGCAGACCCTGAGCCCAGTGCTCGCCTCGGGCAGTGCTGGCATCCCCAGCCACAGCCTCACTGgtttccccttcctctctccgGCACAAGCGG AGTTCGGGGCTGGCGAGGCCCCACCACCCCCCggcttcctgcagcctggcccTCCAGCTCCCTGGCAGCCACCACGGGATATGGCAGCAATGGG ggccagcagcaggatCATCCCCACTGAGGACCTGGCCCCCGGcagctccccgcagccccaTGCCATCAGCATCAAGTCGGAGCGGGTGTCCCCGGGGCTTGGCTGCCCCTCAGGTGCCCCACAGCCCACCCCGGGCAGCCTGACCCCCCTGAGCGAAGCCCCCCGAGGTGCCACAGACCTCCAGCCGCGGGATGACTACGCCAAGGGCTACCCCTACCCCCTGCCCCCGCCCCGGCCACTGGCGGAGGAGCAGAGAGCCACTGCCACTGCCACCGTCCCTGTCCCTGCGCGGCGGGCGCAGGCTGAGGATGCATGGCAGAGATAG
- the MEF2B gene encoding myocyte-specific enhancer factor 2B isoform X1 yields MGRKKIQISRILDQRNRQVTFTKRKFGLMKKAYELSVLCDCEIALIIFNSTNRLFQYASTDMDKVLLKYTEYSEPHESRTNSDILETLKRKGLGLESHELELEEGLDPGEKLRQLNEGMDLTVARPRFYSPVPLPEVPYGSSPPSGSDGALGSASSSPQSQGRPPAFKPTAPKPSGRSPGPMPPGIGYPLFPAGSLNRALATKTPPPLYLGADGQRRSSGSTARPLYSSLQTLSPVLASGSAGIPSHSLTGFPFLSPAQAAEFGAGEAPPPPGFLQPGPPAPWQPPRDMAAMGASSRIIPTEDLAPGSSPQPHAISIKSERVSPGLGCPSGAPQPTPGSLTPLSEAPRGATDLQPRDDYAKGYPYPLPPPRPLAEEQRATATATVPVPARRAQAEDAWQR; encoded by the exons ATGGGCCggaaaaaaatccagatcaGCCGAATACTGGATCAGCGGAACCGGCAG GTGACCTTCACCAAGCGGAAATTCGGGCTGATGAAGAAGGCGTATGAGCTGAGCGTGCTGTGCGACTGCGAGATCGCCCTCATCATCTTCAACAGCACCAACCGCCTCTTCCAGTACGCCAGCACCGACATGGACAAGGTGCTGCTCAAGTACACGGAGTACAGCGAGCCCCACGAGAGCCGCACCAACTCCGACATCCTCGAG ACGCTGAAGCGCAAAGGGTTGGGGCTGGAGAGCCACGAGCTGGAGCTGGAAGAGGGGCTGGATCCCGGCGAGAAGCTGCGGCAGCTGAACGAGGGCATGGACCTGACGGTGGCACGGCCCCGCTTTTAC AGCCCGGTGCCGCTGCCCGAGGTGCCCTACGGCAGCTCCCCGCCGAGCGGCAgtgatggagccctgggcagcgccagcagctccccacagAGCCAGGGCCGCCCGCCCGCCTTCAAACCCACAGCGCCGAAGCCGTCGGGACGCTCACCGGGACCGATGCCCCCAG GTATCGGCTACCCCCTGTTCCCCGCTGGCAGCCTGAACCGAGCCCTGGCTACCAAGACCCCACCTCCGCTGTACCTGGGAGCCGATGGGCAGCGCCGGAGCAGCGGCAGCACAGCA CGGCCGCTGTACTCCAGTCTGCAGACCCTGAGCCCAGTGCTCGCCTCGGGCAGTGCTGGCATCCCCAGCCACAGCCTCACTGgtttccccttcctctctccgGCACAAGCGG CAGAGTTCGGGGCTGGCGAGGCCCCACCACCCCCCggcttcctgcagcctggcccTCCAGCTCCCTGGCAGCCACCACGGGATATGGCAGCAATGGG ggccagcagcaggatCATCCCCACTGAGGACCTGGCCCCCGGcagctccccgcagccccaTGCCATCAGCATCAAGTCGGAGCGGGTGTCCCCGGGGCTTGGCTGCCCCTCAGGTGCCCCACAGCCCACCCCGGGCAGCCTGACCCCCCTGAGCGAAGCCCCCCGAGGTGCCACAGACCTCCAGCCGCGGGATGACTACGCCAAGGGCTACCCCTACCCCCTGCCCCCGCCCCGGCCACTGGCGGAGGAGCAGAGAGCCACTGCCACTGCCACCGTCCCTGTCCCTGCGCGGCGGGCGCAGGCTGAGGATGCATGGCAGAGATAG